CTACTATCCTAGGCAAAATACTGAATATCAAGGTATTGCAAGCCAAGTTATTTATAGAAAAAGTTGTTGCGGTCATCAgagtattggaaatggaaggaCCCCCAACTTTGCCGGACCAATTAGTAGAAGATATTGCACCTCTTGCATTGCCTGTAGGAGATTTTGCTCGGAGAACTAAGCTACTAATTACTTCACCGTTATATGATGAGTATAGAATGAATATTCGTCGCGGCTGGGAACGAATGCTATCAAGAGAAGTGCCAGAATTAGTAGAACAGATTGGTTTAAATGAGAATAAGCTGGAGAAATTTCTTGATGAATCTGACTTCTACAGCTCCTGGGAAGATTTACGCCACAATTCAGCCTTCCTACCTTGTCGTGACGCGGTGATGGATCTGCTTCAGTCTTGTCGAGAACTCAAAGACGCCATGAACTTTTTCAGTGAAGTGGGGACTGAATCAGCTTTTCTCTGCCAACATCTAAAGTTCTTGCGGAGCTTTGCTGAGCTGTGCGGGCGTTCCAATGAATGGCGTTGTCGCCAATTTGTGAAAGGCATCATGGATGTTGCTAACAAAGCTCTTGAAGCGCTGGAATGTGCAGATGGAGATATTCTTAGGTCAGGGATGTCGGAATTTGTATCAAATGTATATGCTTCAGCTGCGCTTCTAACGGAAAATTGTATTGAGGAGACGgccaagaaattttttgatgGGAAAAATGGCAAGCGATTGGTTTTGTTGGAGACTTTAGAAATGCTTCATTCCTTCACGGAAGAGATTGATACTGCTTGTGGGAAACTTGGCAGCGAAGATCATCAATCGCATAACGCTTCATTTGGAAGAAATGGTTTTCCTTCACTGTCTGTGATTCGTGAGAAGTTTGCTAGAGGAGATCTTCCTTCACTGCCGATCACGTATTATCTACGTGCTTTTCCTTTAAttgaaggaagaaaaagagggaGAGTTAGTGTTAGGTCTGGTATCAGGCGACCTAACAAACAGGTTCATTATCTGCGTGCTtctggaggaaaaagaagaagagtatCTAATATCATACTAGAGCTGCAAATGAATCGAATTGAATCGAGTTTTGatctaatcgagccgagtctcggCCTAGTTTTATCAAACTTGAACTCGAATTCGAACTCGACAAGCTGCCAATCTGAATATCAAGTTCAAGGTCAAACTCTAGCTCTAATTCGAGCTCGTGCGCTCGAGCTCGAGCGAGAGCAAGAGCGTGAGCGAGAGCTTGTGCTCGTGCTCGAGCGCAAGCTCGAGCTCGTGCAGCTTGAGCTGGAGCTGGCAATCGAGCTCGTGCAGCTCGACCACGAGCGCGAGCgccagctcgagctcgagctcgagctcgaactcgagctcgagctccaGCTTGTGCTCGAGCTCCAGCTCGAGCGCCAGCGCGAGCTCATGCTCAAGCTCGAGTGCCAGCACCAGCTTGTGCTCAAGCTCAAGCTCGAGCGCCAACGCGAGCTCGTGTTGCTCGAGCGCCGGCTCGAGCTCGTGCTGCTCGAGCGCCGGTGCCAGCtcaagctcgagttcgagctcgttCGCCAACGCGAGCTCGTGCTCGAGCTCGAGCACAAGCGCGAGcgcgagctcgagctcgagttcgagagCGAGCGCAAGctagctcgagttcgagctagCTCAAGCGCTTAAAAAAGACTTGAGTTTGATGTTGATCGAACTTAAGTCGAGTTTTGACTCCAACTGCTCATGAGTAGCTTAATTTTTTTGCCGCCTTAAACAAGATCTAACAAACAGGTTAATTATCTACGTGTTTTtcgaggaaaaagaagaagcgTTGTTAGTGTTAGGTCTAGTACTAGACTGGTTAAGCGTCAAGTTCCGACAATGATGACAAACTATGTTAATAGAACCAGAATGTATGTGGTATTGCTGCCACAAATGGAGAAATAGCTCTAGAATGTATGCGCTGCTGCTACCAAGAATGGAGAAATAGCTCGTGAAGAGTTTTGCGAAGAAGATAGAGCAAGATTACTATATTCACGGTATGGGTCCGTTGATCACCAAACCACTAAGAGAGCTTTTAATGAGTTATTTAGACCTTTGGCTCATCGAATAAATATTTTGAGTTCTCTTGTGTTTTAGTAATTAAATGCTTTTGGGACTAGAAACACTTTTTTATAGCTTTTATACTCTGTTTCATGGTGAAACTCTACTCTTTTGTCACTGCTCTACTTTGTGGTAAAATTCTACTCTTCTTTCGTCATAAATCATGTAATCTGGTGTCTGTTCTCGTTGATCATAGTTTTCTAGAGAATTGCTCAGAACATGATCAGCACAGCTTTGTACTGTCCAAGAGATTAATCTTCCCCGATTTTCAATTGTTGAAGCATTGCAGGGTATTTAATTTACCAACAGATACCTATGTAGATTCGTGCATGTTAAAAAGAATACATAGTTACTTTATTATGCATTTTCTAGGAAAGAAAGCGGTGTGCATTTAGAATAGGTACAAAAGTTATTTTAACCTTGGCGTACAAAAGTTTCTAggtttttatattattttttcttttggtaaaaTAGTTTCAAGATACTTGCTGCAAAATGTCCTTGTGATATACTAATGCAAATGAAACACCTTGTTAAATTTTGTTTctaaaagaaaacagaaatgcTTTATGATGGACACTTAAGAATGCATATATTCCCAGACCAAGAACTGCGCAGTAGCAGTAAAGAATTTTCTATTTGAAATCCATGTTAGCTTGAATCCTCAAACTAGGTAACCATTCCTGTACGTCTCGTTGATGCGGGTTTTGGTTCCCTAGGTTTGCATCAGAATTTGGTAATAATATACGAGGATGTTAAAAACTTTCGTGGTCATATAAACATAGCTTTTCTTGGCCAAGTTTCAGTCTCCGGATGCAAGCCTAGAAGGGGGCACCATCTTACAGGATCTTGATCTTCTAGGCCAAACCAAGTGCTTCACACCTTGATAAACTATATGTGAACGTGGGAACACAATGCaagagaaaatttatttaaCTAAGTTGGAGCTATCAACCATGGCAGAATATGACCTCCATTGCCTCGTTACCCGAACTGGAGGTgctcaaactgaaaaattatGCTTTCCAAGGGCCAAAGTGGGAACCAACTGAAGGGGGCTTTCGTGTTTTGAAGCACTTGCTGGTTGAGAAGACTGATCTAGTGTCATGGGAGGCCACAAGCAATCACTTTCCATGTCTTGAGCATCTAGTTCTCAAGTCTTGCAAGTACCTGAAAGAGGTTCCCTACGGTATTACAGAAATTTCTACCCTGAAGCGGATAGAGTTGCACAACTGTAGTGAATCTGCAAAAATTTCTGCTACAAGTATTGAAGTTGAAAGCCTTGATGTTGTCATCAAAAGCGATAGGCAAGTCTTTATTTGCATTTAGAATCACTTTGATTGAAACTTGAAGTTTATATTGACGCACCATTCCTGCACTTGCATTTCCTGACATTGTATGGATTGCCTGTGTCTGTGATGCCTCCAAAATCATGTCACAGATTTCAGCACTCAGCATAAAGGGAAGCTTTGAGCTGCGGCTTGCAATTTCAATTTCCCAACTGATCTGGAATTGCTTCTTGTCATCCATCTTGCTGAGGCTATTTGTAAATGCTGCATAAGAGAGTGGAAGGCCAGCCCCTGCCCCATTGGATGAAAGCGTTTCAAGGTCTTGGCATGTACCTCATTTATTTTATCTTGAAATTGATCTGAGATTTTCTCCTAGTCCTAGGTAATGATTGAGCAGGTAGCTACTAATACATCTTGTTGAATGTGAATGGACAAGAATCAAATGAATCCCATTTGGTTCGGAATGCTTATATTTTTGACATTGAATAAACACAATCCCTTAGTTCTTGTGGTACCTCCCAAGTGAACTGATATCaatttttacttgttttattacTCATCTTGATGTGTTTGAAGTAATCATCTACTGCATGTAAACAAAAATTCGTCAAACTCTCTCAATGTTCGCAAGATTGCTTGTTCCCTTGCAGGATATCTTTTAATCTTTTATAGGGTTTTACATAAAAAAGTTAATATGTTCGTTTAACATCACCTCCTCTGTCTCCTGATCTTTGTGTCAGCAATATACACTATTTAAAGCTGTTTGATTTTGAGAAACAGGTTAAAAATGGTTTAGCATTACTTATTTCTGTTGTCAATATTCATTCCACGAGGTCAGTCCCAGAAAAGCGAGCAGGCATTTCGGTTTCAGCTCCTATTACAATGCCCAGTGCATCAGCAACCAAAACACATCAACTAACATTTGATTAGTTTGAGTTTGGGGTTTTGCTAAAAAGGCACTACTACCAAAACTAAAAGATGTTTTGTAGCATTATTTATCGTGGGTACACAATTTCATATTATTTTCTTGGATTGTATCAAGAGTACAATAGATAAGTTGgacatttatttatttcttatatatatatatatatatatatatatatatatattttgactatGATAAGTATTTCGGGACAAACAAAAATCATATAAAAGGGGACATAGGGAGTATTATTTGGACTTCGATCTTCCC
This portion of the Coffea eugenioides isolate CCC68of chromosome 11, Ceug_1.0, whole genome shotgun sequence genome encodes:
- the LOC113752561 gene encoding uncharacterized protein LOC113752561, giving the protein MAYDDVVYLLVEEVDELTTILGKILNIKVLQAKLFIEKVVAVIRVLEMEGPPTLPDQLVEDIAPLALPVGDFARRTKLLITSPLYDEYRMNIRRGWERMLSREVPELVEQIGLNENKLEKFLDESDFYSSWEDLRHNSAFLPCRDAVMDLLQSCRELKDAMNFFSEVGTESAFLCQHLKFLRSFAELCGRSNEWRCRQFVKGIMDVANKALEALECADGDILRSGMSEFVSNVYASAALLTENCIEETAKKFFDGKNGKRLVLLETLEMLHSFTEEIDTACGKLGSEDHQSHNASFGRNGFPSLSVIREKFARGDLPSLPITYYLRAFPLIEGRKRGRVSVRSGIRRPNKQVHYLRASGGKRRRVSNIILELQMNRIESSFDLIEPSLGLVLSNLNSNSNSTSCQSEYQVQGQTLALIRARALELEREQERERELVLVLERKLELVQLELELAIELVQLDHERERQLELELELELELELQLVLELQLERQRELMLKLECQHQLVLKLKLERQRELVLLERRLELVLLERRCQLKLEFELVRQRELVLELEHKRERELELEFESERKLARVRASSSA
- the LOC113751463 gene encoding putative late blight resistance protein homolog R1A-3 — translated: MTSIASLPELEVLKLKNYAFQGPKWEPTEGGFRVLKHLLVEKTDLVSWEATSNHFPCLEHLVLKSCKYLKEVPYGITEISTLKRIELHNCSESAKISATSIEVESLDVVIKSDRFQHSA